The Flavobacterium psychrophilum genome includes a region encoding these proteins:
- a CDS encoding cell envelope biogenesis protein OmpA, which yields MKHLNKLFVAALMALSFNAQAQDEDNPWAIGFGVNAVHTRFGAATEFQDKFSKFFKTEEWNVLPSVSYITVSRHVGDNFSIGLTGSVNKIDKVISPTGGGGLRLDNVDDLTYYGADAVIKYSILPKSWFNPFIHVGGGYTWLDNQGNGTVNGGIGFNFWFTENVGLTVQSTYKHSFEDQAEANVPRHLQHFAGLTFKFGGKDTDKDGIYDKDDLCPEVPGLKEFQGCPDTDGDGIPDKDDACPEVAGPKEFQGCPDTDGDGIPDKDDACPEVAGPASLQGCPDTDGDGIADKDDKCPDVAGPKENAGCPWPDTDGDGVLDKDDLCPDVKGTAANRGCPEVTEEVIKKLNEYARTILFNSGKATFKNETFAVLENMNKIFKEYPASRFILEGHTDSDGSNALNQTLSENRAAAVKTWLVENGIAADRLRSVGFGETKPIASNKTAKGKAQNRRVEVKLIKE from the coding sequence ATGAAACATCTTAACAAACTATTCGTTGCTGCACTTATGGCTCTGAGCTTTAATGCACAGGCGCAGGACGAAGACAATCCATGGGCCATCGGCTTTGGTGTAAATGCGGTTCACACTCGTTTTGGAGCTGCTACTGAATTTCAGGATAAGTTCTCTAAATTCTTCAAAACTGAAGAATGGAATGTACTTCCTTCAGTATCTTACATTACTGTGTCAAGACACGTAGGTGACAATTTCTCAATTGGTTTAACAGGGTCTGTTAATAAAATAGACAAAGTTATCTCTCCTACAGGTGGAGGAGGTCTAAGACTTGATAATGTTGACGATCTTACTTATTACGGAGCTGACGCTGTTATTAAATACAGCATCCTTCCTAAAAGCTGGTTTAACCCATTCATCCACGTTGGTGGAGGTTACACGTGGTTAGATAACCAAGGTAACGGTACAGTTAATGGTGGTATTGGTTTTAACTTCTGGTTTACAGAAAATGTTGGACTTACAGTACAATCAACTTACAAACATTCATTCGAAGATCAGGCGGAAGCTAATGTACCAAGACACCTACAGCACTTTGCTGGTCTTACATTCAAATTTGGTGGAAAAGACACAGATAAAGATGGTATCTATGATAAAGACGATCTTTGTCCTGAAGTACCAGGTCTAAAAGAATTCCAGGGATGTCCTGATACAGATGGTGATGGTATTCCAGACAAAGATGACGCATGTCCTGAAGTAGCTGGTCCTAAAGAATTCCAAGGATGTCCTGATACAGACGGTGATGGTATTCCTGATAAAGATGACGCATGTCCTGAAGTAGCTGGTCCTGCTAGCCTACAAGGATGTCCTGATACAGACGGTGATGGTATCGCTGATAAAGATGACAAATGTCCGGATGTTGCTGGTCCTAAAGAAAACGCAGGTTGCCCTTGGCCAGATACTGACGGTGACGGTGTACTAGATAAAGATGATCTTTGTCCAGATGTTAAAGGTACTGCTGCTAACCGTGGTTGTCCTGAAGTAACTGAAGAAGTTATCAAAAAACTAAACGAGTACGCTAGAACTATCCTATTCAACAGTGGTAAAGCGACTTTCAAAAACGAAACATTCGCAGTTCTTGAGAATATGAACAAAATATTCAAAGAATACCCAGCTTCAAGATTTATCCTTGAAGGACACACTGACAGTGATGGTAGCAACGCACTTAACCAGACGCTATCTGAAAACAGAGCAGCTGCAGTTAAAACTTGGTTAGTTGAGAATGGTATCGCTGCTGACAGACTAAGATCTGTAGGATTTGGTGAAACTAAACCAATTGCATCTAACAAAACTGCAAAAGGTAAAGCTCAAAACAGAAGAGTTGAAGTTAAGCTTATCAAAGAATAA
- a CDS encoding superoxide dismutase, with the protein MAFELPKLPYAYDALEPHIDAKTMEIHHTKHHNAYTTNLNAAIAGTDLEGKTIENILINLDLSNAAVRNNGGGFYNHNLFWTILSPKGGGEPTGELEEAIDKAFGSFEEFKAKFAKAAATQFGSGWAWLCVHKGGKLEVCGTPNQDNPLMPEIGCGGTPILGLDVWEHAYYLNYQNRRPDYIEAFFSVINWEEVARRYALEK; encoded by the coding sequence ATGGCCTTTGAATTACCAAAACTTCCATACGCATATGACGCCCTGGAACCACATATTGATGCCAAAACAATGGAGATTCACCACACAAAGCATCATAATGCGTATACAACCAACTTAAACGCTGCAATTGCAGGAACAGATCTTGAAGGTAAAACTATAGAAAATATACTTATTAACCTTGACCTTTCTAACGCTGCTGTTAGAAACAACGGTGGAGGTTTTTACAACCACAACCTTTTCTGGACTATTCTTTCGCCAAAAGGCGGAGGCGAGCCAACAGGCGAACTTGAAGAGGCTATTGATAAAGCTTTTGGTTCTTTTGAAGAATTTAAAGCAAAATTTGCTAAAGCTGCTGCAACTCAGTTTGGTTCTGGATGGGCTTGGCTTTGCGTTCATAAAGGTGGTAAACTTGAAGTTTGCGGCACACCAAACCAGGACAACCCACTAATGCCGGAAATTGGCTGCGGAGGCACTCCAATTCTTGGACTTGATGTTTGGGAACATGCTTATTACCTAAACTACCAAAACAGAAGACCTGATTATATTGAAGCTTTCTTTAGTGTAATTAACTGGGAAGAAGTTGCAAGACGTTATGCTCTTGAAAAATAA
- a CDS encoding alpha/beta hydrolase, translated as MKLLNYKNINLAYSDTGKGTAIVMLHGFLENSTMWDFFVDQYTKKYRVITIDLLGHGETECLGYVHTMEDMADAVHAVLHELRIRKAIFMGHSMGGYVALAFAELYADMIKGMVLQNSTARADSDDRKANRDRAIKAVKQNYTAFVRMSIANLFSEENRERFAADIEALREQAVKTPLQGIVAALEGMKIRKDREVILHFAPYPILLVLGKHDQSLVYDEHVDQIEGTEVKLITHPYGHMSHIECREDLLKQTLEFFKGC; from the coding sequence TTGAAACTCTTAAACTACAAAAATATCAACCTCGCTTATTCCGATACCGGAAAAGGTACTGCTATTGTTATGCTGCATGGCTTTTTGGAAAACAGTACCATGTGGGATTTTTTTGTAGATCAGTATACTAAAAAATATAGGGTTATCACCATAGACCTTCTTGGACATGGCGAAACAGAATGCCTGGGCTATGTTCACACAATGGAAGACATGGCCGATGCAGTACATGCGGTTCTACACGAGCTGCGTATACGCAAAGCCATATTCATGGGACACTCTATGGGGGGGTATGTAGCATTGGCATTCGCCGAATTATATGCCGATATGATTAAAGGCATGGTATTGCAGAATTCTACCGCACGTGCCGATAGTGATGATCGTAAAGCTAATCGTGACCGCGCTATTAAAGCTGTAAAACAGAATTACACTGCTTTTGTACGCATGAGCATTGCAAACCTCTTTAGCGAAGAGAACAGAGAACGATTTGCTGCCGATATAGAAGCACTACGTGAGCAGGCTGTAAAAACCCCGCTTCAGGGTATTGTTGCCGCCTTAGAAGGCATGAAAATACGCAAAGACCGCGAAGTAATACTGCACTTTGCACCCTACCCTATTCTTTTAGTTCTTGGCAAACACGACCAAAGTCTTGTTTATGACGAACACGTCGACCAGATTGAAGGCACCGAGGTTAAACTCATTACCCATCCATACGGACACATGAGCCATATTGAATGCAGGGAGGATTTGCTAAAACAAACCCTTGAGTTTTTTAAGGGGTGTTAA
- a CDS encoding 2-amino-3-ketobutyrate CoA ligase (catalyzes the formation of 2-amino-3-oxobutanoate from acetyl-CoA and glycine) produces the protein MYGKIKEHLAAELDTIRENGLYKKERIIASPQGAEITLDSGQKVLNFCANNYLGLSSHPEVIEAAKDALDTHGFGMSSVRFICGTQDIHKQLEKEVADFYGTEDTILYAAAFDANGGVFEPLLGEEDCIISDSLNHASIIDGVRLCKAARYRYTNNNMEELEQQLIKATEEGRRFKLIVTDGVFSMDGLVAPLDKICDLADKYDAMVMVDECHAAGFIGATGKGTLEAKGVMGRVDIITGTFGKALGGAMGGYTTAKKEIIEILRQRSRPYLFSNSLAPSIVGASLKVFELLKKDTSLRDKLEWNTNYFKEGMKKAGFDIIDGDSAIVPVMLYDAKLSQTMADELLKKGIYVIGFFFPVVPKDKARIRVQLSAAHTQQHLDHAIASFTEVGKALTII, from the coding sequence ATGTACGGAAAGATCAAAGAACATCTGGCTGCCGAGCTGGATACAATAAGAGAAAACGGACTTTATAAAAAAGAGCGTATTATCGCTTCGCCACAAGGCGCAGAGATTACATTAGATTCAGGACAGAAAGTATTAAACTTTTGCGCCAACAATTATCTTGGGCTGTCTTCGCACCCGGAAGTAATTGAGGCTGCAAAAGATGCACTGGATACACACGGATTCGGTATGTCTTCTGTACGTTTTATTTGCGGTACACAGGATATTCACAAACAGCTTGAAAAAGAGGTTGCTGATTTTTACGGAACAGAAGATACTATATTATATGCTGCAGCATTTGATGCTAACGGTGGTGTATTTGAACCTTTATTAGGAGAAGAAGATTGTATTATATCAGACAGTCTTAACCATGCTTCTATTATAGATGGTGTTCGCCTTTGTAAAGCAGCGCGTTACCGTTATACGAATAACAATATGGAGGAGCTGGAGCAGCAACTTATAAAAGCTACTGAAGAAGGCCGTCGTTTTAAACTTATAGTTACAGATGGTGTTTTCTCTATGGATGGGCTTGTAGCTCCGCTTGATAAGATTTGCGACCTTGCTGATAAATATGATGCTATGGTAATGGTAGATGAATGCCATGCTGCAGGTTTTATTGGTGCTACCGGAAAAGGTACACTTGAAGCTAAAGGTGTAATGGGCAGGGTAGATATTATTACAGGTACTTTTGGTAAGGCACTTGGTGGTGCGATGGGTGGATACACAACTGCTAAGAAGGAAATTATTGAAATACTAAGACAACGTTCAAGGCCGTACCTTTTCTCAAACTCGCTTGCGCCGTCTATTGTTGGGGCTTCGCTAAAAGTGTTCGAACTGCTTAAAAAAGATACAAGCCTTAGGGATAAACTGGAGTGGAATACCAATTACTTTAAAGAAGGTATGAAGAAAGCCGGCTTTGATATTATTGATGGAGACTCTGCAATTGTGCCTGTAATGCTTTACGATGCAAAATTGTCTCAGACAATGGCTGACGAACTACTTAAAAAAGGAATATACGTAATAGGGTTCTTTTTTCCTGTAGTTCCAAAGGACAAAGCAAGGATAAGAGTCCAGCTTTCAGCGGCTCATACACAGCAACATTTAGACCATGCAATTGCTTCGTTTACAGAAGTTGGGAAAGCGTTAACTATAATTTAA
- a CDS encoding sugar kinase encodes MNKLLIVGTVAFDAIETPFGKTGKILGGAAMYIGFSASFFKVKSAIVSVVGDDFPQEYLDLFTERNIDISALEVVKGGKSFFWSGRYHNDLNSRDTLDTQLNVLADFKPVVPENFKDSEVVMLGNLHPLVQISVLDQLTAKPKLVVLDTMNFWMDCALPELLEVIKRVDVITVNDEEARQLTGEYSLVKAAAKIQAMGPKFVVIKKGEHGALLFNDKQVFFAPALPLEEVFDPTGAGDTFAGGFAGYIAQSENISFDNLKNAIIYGSNMASFCVEKFGPERMIQLQKEEVLERLQQFRALTQFDIALENE; translated from the coding sequence ATGAATAAATTACTGATTGTAGGTACCGTAGCTTTTGATGCTATAGAAACGCCTTTTGGCAAAACCGGTAAAATTCTTGGTGGCGCCGCCATGTATATAGGGTTTTCAGCATCATTTTTTAAAGTTAAATCGGCTATCGTATCAGTGGTAGGAGATGATTTTCCTCAGGAATACCTGGATCTTTTTACGGAAAGAAATATAGATATATCTGCACTTGAGGTAGTAAAAGGCGGTAAAAGCTTTTTTTGGAGCGGCCGTTACCATAACGACCTTAATTCCCGCGATACTTTAGATACACAACTTAACGTACTGGCTGATTTTAAGCCTGTAGTTCCTGAAAACTTTAAAGATTCTGAAGTGGTTATGCTGGGTAACCTGCACCCTTTGGTTCAGATAAGTGTTTTAGATCAGCTTACTGCAAAACCTAAGCTTGTAGTGCTGGATACTATGAACTTCTGGATGGACTGTGCTTTGCCGGAACTTCTTGAAGTTATTAAACGTGTAGATGTTATTACTGTAAACGATGAAGAGGCACGCCAGCTGACGGGAGAATATTCTTTGGTTAAGGCTGCTGCTAAAATACAGGCAATGGGGCCTAAGTTTGTGGTTATTAAAAAAGGAGAGCACGGCGCTTTACTTTTCAATGACAAACAGGTGTTCTTTGCGCCGGCACTTCCGCTGGAAGAGGTGTTTGACCCAACAGGGGCAGGCGATACTTTTGCAGGTGGATTTGCAGGTTATATTGCACAAAGCGAAAACATATCGTTTGACAATCTTAAAAATGCTATTATATACGGTTCTAATATGGCTTCTTTCTGTGTAGAGAAGTTTGGGCCGGAACGAATGATACAACTCCAGAAAGAGGAGGTGCTGGAGCGCCTACAGCAATTCAGGGCTTTAACGCAGTTTGATATTGCGCTGGAAAATGAATAA
- a CDS encoding ATP-dependent helicase, with protein MHKTAFSIYNASAGSGKTYTLVKEYLRILLQSSTDDAYRKILAITFTNKAVQEMKGRIILNLSDFSKEDSGTRADALMKVLSAETGLSIATIKDKSRSIIKNIIHNYAAFDISTIDRFTHKVIRAFAHDLNLSVSFDVSLETDSLLQEAVDAIIAKAGENDVLTALLVDFSLDKTDNDKSWDVTYELFETGKLLIDENNRNELGQFKDKTIEEFLFIKEKLKQSVAALEADNVAVATEMLALIDSRGIDHKSFSRGTFPNHIGYIRDNTLQSSHKRFHEFDDVQINKTAKDRDVIESILPELLALLLKAYKNYEKRNFYQAFLKNITPLSLLNSIGQELERIQKEQNVLSISEFNAIIHREIQNQPAPFIYERLGERYRHFFIDEFQDTSQMQWNNLVPLIDNALSSEDLLGDRGSLMIVGDPKQSIYRWRGGKAEQFIELGKEEFNPFSNPDKQIVNLASNFRSYSEVIDFNNKFFSFLSGEFENDDYKTMYAASGQEVNPKTGGYVNISFIPEIQQELEEETDKDTFYLEATLAAINKAIANGFTYKDIVLLTRKRTPGVLLANYLTEQNIPILSSETLLIENATEVKLIVNLLRYLKTNENIEAKAHFLYFAATTQSSIAVHDFIAEGMAQPTEEHLEKWLALYNINISFKNCRKRSLYEAVETIVDAFVKEKSNQSYVQYFLDLVLERDMRTQSGIADFLDYWDNNGSRFSIPSPEGNDAVRIMTIHKSKGLEFPVVIFPFAEEDYSRSPRSKMWLELDDTTFEFQKALVDSNKDVAQYGEKASELYFIKSQEELLDNINILYVALTRAEEQMYIISNRNFTSKGELTNNMSSYFIKYLMQKQLFDNQVADYEFGDSKKLSDQSEIQEQQKNIKVVAERFSPRGVKIAQRESLMWGTARLQAIEFGNVMHEILSFIKTENDIPFALIKAIEDGLIVRSQKDEVEKTLKAVIFHPELNVFFAEGNTIYNEQSIIRHEVQTIKPDRVAINGTTALLLDYKTGVHQAKYAAQLASYQLALEEMGLQVVKKTLVYIGEDINVVNLP; from the coding sequence GTGCATAAAACTGCTTTTTCCATATATAATGCTTCGGCTGGTTCGGGTAAAACCTACACTCTGGTAAAAGAGTACCTGCGCATACTTTTACAAAGTTCAACAGATGATGCTTACCGAAAAATTCTTGCCATAACGTTTACCAATAAAGCGGTGCAGGAAATGAAGGGGCGTATTATTCTAAATCTTTCCGATTTTTCTAAAGAAGATTCGGGTACACGTGCCGATGCCTTAATGAAAGTACTTTCTGCAGAGACAGGATTGTCTATCGCTACAATAAAAGATAAGTCGCGATCTATTATAAAAAACATCATCCATAATTATGCGGCGTTTGATATTTCTACGATTGACCGTTTTACGCATAAGGTAATACGAGCTTTTGCACACGATCTTAATTTATCGGTATCTTTTGATGTGTCTTTGGAGACCGACAGCCTTTTGCAGGAAGCGGTAGATGCCATCATCGCAAAGGCGGGAGAAAATGATGTTCTTACTGCGCTTTTGGTTGATTTTTCATTAGATAAAACCGACAACGATAAAAGCTGGGATGTTACGTACGAACTTTTTGAAACCGGAAAACTACTGATTGACGAAAATAACCGTAATGAATTAGGTCAGTTTAAGGATAAAACTATTGAAGAATTTCTTTTTATAAAGGAGAAGCTAAAACAATCTGTAGCTGCGCTTGAAGCAGATAATGTTGCTGTTGCTACAGAAATGCTTGCCTTAATAGATAGCAGGGGGATAGATCATAAGTCTTTTTCGCGGGGAACATTTCCAAATCATATTGGTTATATCCGTGATAATACATTGCAAAGCAGCCATAAGCGTTTTCATGAGTTTGACGATGTCCAGATAAACAAAACAGCAAAAGACCGTGATGTTATAGAGAGTATACTGCCGGAACTGCTTGCATTACTTTTAAAAGCATATAAAAATTACGAGAAGCGTAACTTTTACCAGGCATTCCTTAAAAATATTACGCCACTATCGCTGCTTAATTCAATAGGGCAGGAACTGGAACGTATCCAGAAAGAACAGAATGTACTTTCGATATCAGAATTCAACGCAATAATTCACAGGGAAATTCAGAATCAGCCGGCTCCTTTTATATATGAGAGACTGGGTGAACGCTACCGCCACTTTTTTATTGATGAATTTCAGGATACATCGCAAATGCAATGGAATAATCTTGTTCCGCTTATTGACAATGCGCTTTCATCTGAAGATTTATTAGGCGACCGCGGATCGTTAATGATTGTGGGCGACCCTAAACAGTCTATTTACCGTTGGCGCGGTGGTAAGGCAGAACAGTTTATAGAGTTGGGTAAAGAAGAGTTTAACCCATTCTCAAATCCGGATAAACAGATAGTAAACCTTGCGTCTAACTTTAGGAGTTACAGCGAGGTGATTGACTTTAATAATAAGTTCTTTTCTTTTCTTTCGGGAGAATTTGAGAACGATGACTATAAAACAATGTATGCTGCCAGCGGGCAGGAAGTTAATCCTAAAACCGGGGGCTATGTAAATATATCCTTCATTCCGGAAATTCAACAGGAACTGGAGGAAGAGACTGATAAAGACACTTTTTATCTTGAAGCTACATTGGCTGCCATTAATAAGGCTATTGCTAATGGGTTTACGTATAAAGATATTGTGTTACTAACGCGTAAGCGAACGCCCGGAGTTCTTTTGGCAAATTATCTTACCGAGCAGAACATACCTATATTATCATCTGAAACACTACTTATTGAAAATGCCACCGAGGTTAAGCTGATTGTTAACCTGTTGCGCTATCTTAAGACTAATGAAAATATAGAGGCAAAAGCACACTTTTTATACTTTGCAGCAACTACTCAAAGTAGTATTGCTGTACATGATTTTATAGCCGAAGGTATGGCGCAGCCTACCGAGGAGCACCTTGAAAAATGGCTGGCGTTATACAATATAAATATATCGTTTAAAAATTGCCGTAAGCGATCGCTGTATGAAGCGGTAGAAACCATTGTTGATGCTTTTGTAAAAGAGAAAAGTAACCAGAGTTATGTGCAGTATTTCCTTGACCTTGTGTTGGAGAGGGATATGCGCACGCAATCTGGTATTGCAGATTTTCTTGATTACTGGGATAATAACGGATCGCGATTTAGTATTCCTTCGCCGGAAGGTAACGACGCGGTGCGTATTATGACTATTCATAAATCTAAAGGTCTGGAGTTTCCGGTGGTTATCTTTCCGTTTGCCGAGGAAGATTATAGCCGTTCGCCACGCAGCAAGATGTGGCTGGAACTGGATGATACTACGTTTGAGTTTCAGAAAGCCCTGGTAGACAGTAATAAGGATGTTGCCCAGTATGGCGAGAAAGCATCAGAACTTTACTTTATTAAATCGCAGGAAGAGTTGTTGGATAACATTAATATACTATACGTAGCGCTTACCCGTGCTGAAGAACAAATGTATATTATAAGCAACAGGAACTTTACCAGTAAGGGAGAGCTGACCAATAATATGTCGTCTTACTTTATAAAATACCTAATGCAGAAACAGCTTTTTGATAACCAGGTGGCCGATTATGAGTTTGGAGATAGTAAGAAACTATCTGATCAATCAGAAATTCAGGAACAGCAGAAAAACATTAAGGTAGTAGCAGAACGCTTTAGTCCGCGTGGGGTTAAAATCGCGCAGCGTGAATCGCTTATGTGGGGTACGGCAAGACTACAGGCTATAGAGTTTGGTAATGTAATGCACGAAATACTATCCTTTATAAAAACGGAGAATGATATTCCGTTTGCGCTGATAAAGGCTATCGAAGACGGATTAATAGTACGCAGCCAAAAAGATGAGGTCGAGAAAACCTTAAAAGCGGTTATATTCCATCCGGAACTGAATGTTTTCTTTGCTGAAGGTAACACCATTTATAATGAACAAAGCATTATCCGTCATGAAGTGCAGACCATAAAACCCGACAGGGTTGCTATAAATGGTACAACCGCCTTGCTACTGGATTATAAAACGGGAGTACATCAGGCAAAGTACGCCGCTCAGCTGGCGTCTTACCAACTGGCACTGGAAGAAATGGGATTGCAGGTGGTGAAAAAAACACTCGTATATATAGGTGAAGATATAAATGTGGTAAATTTGCCGTAG
- a CDS encoding amidophosphoribosyltransferase has protein sequence MSDALKHECGIALLRLLKPLEYYKEKYGTAFYGIQKMYLLMEKQHNRGQDGAGFASIKLDVKPGQRYISRVRSNQQQPIQDVFKQINERINEELTEHPEYNDSVAAQKENLPYIGEVYLGHVRYGTFGKNSIESVHPFLRQNNWMHRNLIVAGNFNMTNVKQLFDSLVDLGQHPKELADTVTVMEKIGHFLDGEVADLYQDCKAEGYTKQEASPVISERLNIAKILKRASKQWDGGYAMAGMIGHGDSFVFRDPAGIRPAYYYQDDEIAVVASERPVIQTVFNVAFEDVKELDPGHAFIVKKSGKVSVEEIIPALPKKACSFERIYFSRGSDAEIYEERKELGRLVLPQVLEAIESDTDNAVFSYIPNTAETSFFGLVEAAQDFLNQRKNKHILEHRNTLTEQTLEELLKVKIRTEKIAIKDAKLRTFITEDSSRDDLVAHVYDVTYGVIKPEDNLVIIDDSIVRGTTLKKSILKMMDRLNPKRIVVVSSAPQIRYPDCYGIDMAKLEGLIAFQAAHELLKERGLSHIVDEVYKKCKAQENLPDTEVVNHVVDFYAQFTDQEISDKIAAMLSSEGIRAEVKIIFQSVDNLHKACPKNLGDWYFTGDYPTPGGNRVVNRAFINFYEGNDARAY, from the coding sequence ATGAGTGACGCTTTAAAACATGAATGCGGTATTGCGCTGTTAAGATTATTAAAGCCATTAGAATACTACAAAGAGAAATATGGTACTGCTTTTTACGGTATACAGAAAATGTACCTGCTTATGGAAAAGCAGCACAACCGCGGACAGGACGGTGCCGGTTTTGCCAGTATTAAATTAGATGTTAAACCGGGACAGCGATACATCAGCAGGGTGCGCTCTAACCAGCAGCAGCCTATACAGGATGTGTTTAAGCAAATCAATGAGAGAATCAATGAAGAGCTTACAGAACACCCTGAATATAACGACAGCGTTGCGGCGCAAAAAGAAAACCTGCCCTATATTGGTGAGGTATACTTAGGGCACGTGCGTTACGGTACATTTGGTAAAAACAGCATAGAGAGCGTTCACCCGTTCCTGCGCCAGAATAACTGGATGCATCGCAACCTTATTGTAGCCGGTAACTTTAACATGACAAATGTTAAGCAGCTTTTTGATAGCCTTGTAGATCTTGGCCAACATCCTAAAGAGCTTGCCGATACCGTTACTGTAATGGAAAAGATAGGTCATTTTCTAGATGGTGAGGTTGCAGACCTTTACCAGGATTGTAAAGCCGAAGGGTATACAAAACAAGAAGCTTCTCCTGTAATATCAGAACGATTAAATATTGCTAAAATACTTAAGCGCGCTTCTAAGCAATGGGATGGCGGTTATGCTATGGCAGGAATGATTGGTCATGGTGACAGCTTTGTTTTCCGTGATCCTGCAGGTATACGTCCGGCATACTACTATCAGGATGATGAGATTGCAGTTGTAGCATCGGAAAGGCCTGTTATCCAGACGGTATTTAATGTTGCGTTTGAAGATGTAAAAGAATTAGATCCGGGCCACGCTTTCATCGTTAAGAAAAGTGGTAAGGTATCGGTAGAAGAAATTATACCTGCACTTCCTAAAAAAGCATGTTCTTTTGAAAGGATCTACTTCTCAAGAGGTAGTGATGCAGAAATCTATGAAGAGCGTAAAGAACTTGGAAGGTTAGTATTGCCTCAGGTGCTTGAAGCTATTGAAAGTGATACAGATAATGCTGTTTTCTCGTACATTCCTAACACGGCAGAGACGTCGTTCTTTGGTTTGGTTGAAGCGGCGCAGGATTTCCTTAACCAGCGTAAGAACAAGCATATTCTTGAACACAGGAACACGCTTACAGAGCAAACGCTTGAAGAGCTTCTTAAGGTTAAGATACGTACAGAGAAGATAGCAATTAAAGATGCTAAGCTTAGAACGTTTATTACTGAGGACAGCAGCCGTGACGACCTTGTGGCTCACGTATACGATGTTACTTACGGCGTTATTAAGCCGGAAGATAACCTTGTTATTATAGATGACTCTATTGTTAGGGGAACTACCCTTAAAAAGAGTATTCTTAAAATGATGGACAGGCTTAATCCTAAGCGTATAGTGGTCGTGTCTTCTGCACCGCAGATCAGGTACCCTGACTGTTATGGTATTGATATGGCAAAGCTTGAGGGCTTAATTGCTTTCCAGGCTGCACACGAACTGCTTAAGGAAAGAGGGCTTTCTCATATTGTAGATGAGGTTTATAAAAAATGTAAGGCGCAGGAAAACCTGCCTGATACAGAAGTGGTAAACCATGTAGTAGATTTCTATGCACAGTTTACAGATCAGGAAATTTCAGATAAAATTGCAGCGATGCTTAGTTCTGAAGGTATTAGGGCTGAGGTTAAGATTATCTTCCAAAGTGTGGATAACCTTCACAAGGCGTGTCCTAAGAATCTTGGTGACTGGTACTTTACAGGGGACTATCCTACACCGGGTGGAAACCGTGTTGTGAACCGCGCATTTATAAACTTCTACGAAGGAAACGACGCAAGAGCATACTAA